A single genomic interval of Candidatus Bipolaricaulis anaerobius harbors:
- the hisS gene encoding histidine--tRNA ligase, which translates to MKVESVRGMRDILPEEAPRWQKLEQEIRAAFALYGYGEIRVPLVERAELFSRGVGEETEVVEKQMYVFPDRKGLPLALRPEATASVVRAYIEHGLHATGDLAKLYYLGPMFRYEKPQLGRQRQFHQYGVEAIGSLDPALDAEVMDVAAYLMEKLGLDRKRLTLRLNTIGCRKDREPYREALRRHFLPQQADLCPDCRRRLEENPLRILDCKQPQCQSAIAAAPKSLDHVCEACREHFTQVQEFVQALGIRYTLDPTLVRGLDYYTRTVFELCAEDLGAQDALLGGGRYDDLVELLGGPPAPAVGFAGGMERLVLVLSGQGAPPGAAEPALEVYLVPIGSDAKREGAKLLASLRRHGISADTDYMGRSLRKTMQIAGRSARYAAILGPDELARGEIKLKDLASGEEKAIGLAQFTADPHTFIG; encoded by the coding sequence GCCCTCTACGGGTACGGCGAGATCCGCGTCCCCCTCGTGGAGCGGGCCGAGCTCTTCTCGCGGGGGGTCGGGGAGGAGACTGAGGTCGTGGAGAAGCAGATGTACGTGTTCCCCGACCGGAAGGGGCTGCCGCTCGCCCTGCGGCCCGAGGCGACGGCATCCGTGGTGAGAGCCTACATCGAGCACGGGCTGCACGCCACGGGCGACCTCGCCAAGCTCTACTACCTTGGGCCGATGTTCCGCTATGAGAAGCCCCAGCTCGGGCGCCAGCGCCAGTTCCACCAGTACGGGGTTGAGGCGATCGGGTCGCTCGATCCCGCCCTCGACGCCGAGGTGATGGATGTCGCTGCGTATTTAATGGAGAAGCTGGGGCTCGATCGGAAGAGGCTGACCCTTCGCCTCAACACGATCGGCTGCCGCAAGGATCGGGAGCCGTATCGGGAGGCGCTGCGGCGCCACTTCCTCCCGCAGCAAGCGGACCTCTGTCCGGACTGTCGGCGGCGATTAGAGGAGAACCCACTGCGGATCCTCGACTGTAAGCAGCCGCAGTGCCAATCCGCGATCGCCGCTGCCCCCAAAAGCCTAGACCACGTCTGCGAAGCCTGTCGGGAGCACTTCACCCAAGTCCAGGAGTTCGTGCAGGCGCTCGGCATTCGCTACACCCTGGATCCCACCCTGGTCCGGGGGCTCGACTACTACACGCGGACGGTATTCGAGCTCTGCGCGGAGGATTTGGGGGCCCAGGATGCCCTCCTCGGCGGGGGGCGCTATGACGACCTCGTGGAACTCCTCGGCGGCCCTCCCGCCCCGGCGGTGGGGTTCGCCGGCGGGATGGAGCGCCTGGTGCTCGTCCTCTCCGGCCAAGGAGCCCCTCCCGGCGCGGCGGAGCCTGCCCTCGAGGTGTACCTCGTCCCGATCGGCAGCGACGCGAAGCGCGAGGGAGCGAAGCTCCTCGCAAGCCTGCGCCGACATGGGATCTCAGCGGACACTGACTACATGGGGCGATCCCTGCGCAAGACGATGCAGATCGCTGGCCGCAGCGCGCGCTATGCGGCGATCCTAGGGCCCGACGAACTCGCCCGGGGAGAGATCAAGCTCAAGGATCTCGCTTCCGGAGAAGAGAAGGCGATCGGCCTCGCCCAGTTCACCGCCGACCCGCACACCTTCATCGGCTGA
- the glmS gene encoding glutamine--fructose-6-phosphate transaminase (isomerizing), with amino-acid sequence MCGIFGIVTGKDEALGPLLVEAGKRLSYRGYDSVGCATLTSDGQVDLRKDVGRIEDVARRLAFHEMRGTRGIVQLRWATFGAPSQANAQPHLDSDGDLVGAHNGNVVNNVELREAFIGQGMVVRSTNDGETCVHAVERYVDQGFSMLDAIRHAYHDLAGDYAFVIGRVGENRLYAFKKGSGLVAGVTDGISVVSSDLPSLLPLTRRIVRVEDGEIVILEPGRIELRRVEDGRRIEREVEAITETMEEAQKGGFAHFMLKEIHEQPRRAGEMLHLYDASPHVAPLVERMKAARNLYLVGCGTSYHACLLGATYIARLAGRPAIPVLAPQFVPQYVPAVGRDDVGVFVSQSGETKDVLLALEAARGRGLEPLALINVIGSTLMRESRAYLPLACGYEISVPATKTFLNQALAFLYLALRMGGHSTAMLHTLPGLIEETIGAAEVAVAGLAESLARHDDLYCLGYGLTYPIALEGALKMKEVTYAHCEGMLSTEFKHGPLSAVTDGYPVIFVAGPEDVARIVSGVNEVTCRGGWAIAIGEEDPRLRANAHDLVVLPPAGPLFNPLLAVVPLQLLAYRLSVARGLDPDYPRNLSKTLTVD; translated from the coding sequence GTGTGCGGCATCTTCGGCATCGTGACGGGCAAGGACGAGGCCTTGGGTCCGCTCCTCGTCGAGGCGGGGAAGCGCCTCTCCTACCGCGGGTACGACTCCGTCGGGTGCGCCACCCTGACCTCCGACGGCCAGGTTGACCTGCGCAAGGATGTGGGGAGGATCGAGGACGTCGCCCGCCGCCTCGCTTTCCACGAGATGCGCGGGACGCGGGGGATCGTCCAGCTCCGCTGGGCCACGTTCGGGGCTCCGTCTCAGGCCAATGCCCAGCCCCACCTCGACTCGGACGGCGACCTCGTTGGCGCTCACAACGGGAACGTCGTGAACAACGTTGAGCTGCGAGAGGCGTTCATCGGCCAAGGGATGGTCGTTCGCTCCACGAACGATGGCGAGACATGCGTCCACGCCGTCGAGCGGTACGTGGACCAGGGCTTCTCGATGCTCGATGCGATCCGCCACGCGTACCACGACCTCGCGGGGGATTACGCGTTCGTGATTGGGCGGGTGGGGGAGAACCGGCTCTACGCGTTCAAGAAGGGATCCGGGCTCGTCGCCGGGGTCACTGATGGGATCTCCGTGGTGTCCTCCGACCTCCCCTCGCTCCTCCCCCTCACCCGGCGCATCGTGAGGGTCGAGGATGGGGAGATCGTGATCCTCGAGCCGGGGCGGATCGAGCTGCGGCGGGTCGAGGATGGGCGCCGGATCGAGCGGGAGGTGGAGGCGATCACGGAGACGATGGAGGAAGCGCAGAAGGGCGGGTTCGCGCACTTCATGCTCAAGGAGATCCACGAGCAGCCGCGGCGGGCGGGGGAGATGCTCCACCTCTACGACGCTTCCCCCCATGTGGCGCCGCTGGTGGAGCGGATGAAGGCGGCACGGAACCTGTACCTGGTCGGGTGTGGGACGAGCTACCACGCGTGCCTGCTTGGGGCGACGTACATCGCGCGCCTGGCGGGCCGGCCGGCGATCCCCGTCCTCGCCCCCCAGTTCGTCCCCCAGTACGTGCCGGCAGTGGGGCGAGACGACGTGGGGGTGTTCGTGAGCCAAAGTGGGGAGACGAAGGATGTCCTCCTCGCCCTGGAGGCAGCACGCGGGCGTGGACTGGAGCCCCTCGCCCTCATCAACGTCATCGGCTCGACCCTGATGCGGGAGAGCCGTGCCTACCTCCCCTTGGCCTGCGGCTACGAGATCAGTGTCCCGGCGACGAAGACGTTCCTCAACCAGGCGCTCGCGTTCCTGTACCTCGCCCTGAGGATGGGCGGCCATTCCACCGCGATGCTCCACACGCTCCCGGGCCTGATCGAGGAGACGATCGGCGCGGCGGAGGTAGCTGTAGCGGGCCTCGCCGAGTCCCTCGCGCGGCACGATGACCTGTACTGCCTCGGGTACGGGCTGACCTACCCCATTGCCCTCGAGGGGGCGCTGAAGATGAAGGAGGTCACCTACGCCCACTGTGAGGGGATGCTCTCCACCGAATTCAAGCACGGCCCCCTGTCGGCGGTGACCGACGGGTACCCGGTGATCTTCGTGGCGGGGCCGGAGGACGTGGCGCGGATCGTGAGCGGGGTGAACGAGGTCACGTGCCGCGGCGGGTGGGCGATCGCGATCGGGGAAGAGGACCCGCGGCTGCGGGCCAACGCCCACGACCTCGTCGTTCTTCCCCCGGCGGGGCCGCTTTTCAACCCTCTCCTCGCCGTGGTCCCCCTGCAACTCCTTGCCTACCGGCTGAGCGTGGCCCGCGGGCTCGACCCCGATTACCCCCGCAACCTGAGCAAGACCCTCACTGTGGACTAG
- a CDS encoding M3 family oligoendopeptidase: MTKKLPRWDLSPLFPSLDSREFQAAWNDVEARLHTLEPLFDRHEVGPRPMRDGDRAAFQEITAAINGMMEAFLPVRAFVSAHVDTDSTNQAAQAKLSELQKMFLAYERLRPRLTAWLARLDPEAIGAGPYKLMLDEARVQAEHMMSEREEILASELRLSGGSAWTKLHGNVSSLITATVGGKELPITAVRNLAHSLDPRVRKEAYDAEIAAWKAHEVPLSAALNGVKGEASTLNRKRRWRDDLEPALVRNRISPQALGAMQDAVVASFPIWKRYFRAKARLLGKAVLDWWDLAAPVGKGEKRWTWDEGASFIVGQLRTFSASDATVAEIAFRENWIDAEPRVGKRGGAYCMSIGGGKSRILANFEESFDSVSTIAHELGHAYHNHCLRERPPLLRTYPMTLAETASIMNETIVVQAALLALSEKEQLPILETDLQGAAQVVVDIHSRFLFEKAVFENRASRELSAAEFCSLMVEAQKVTYGDALATYHPYMWAVKPHYYGTDFYNFPYTFGLLFGLALYQKYLAEGEAFVARYDDLLASVGIYPAAELAGRFGFDLEARSFWEGGLAILGERVARFEQLASSPQ; this comes from the coding sequence ATGACCAAGAAGCTGCCCCGATGGGATCTTTCGCCCCTCTTCCCGAGCCTCGACTCCCGTGAGTTCCAGGCAGCGTGGAACGACGTCGAGGCCCGCCTCCACACCCTGGAGCCCCTCTTCGACCGCCACGAGGTTGGCCCGCGGCCGATGCGCGACGGCGACCGCGCCGCGTTCCAGGAGATCACAGCCGCGATTAACGGGATGATGGAAGCGTTCCTCCCCGTGCGGGCGTTCGTGTCCGCCCACGTGGATACGGACAGCACAAACCAGGCTGCCCAGGCAAAGCTCTCGGAGCTCCAGAAGATGTTCCTCGCCTACGAGCGCCTCCGGCCCCGCCTCACGGCGTGGCTGGCGCGGCTCGACCCGGAGGCGATCGGCGCTGGCCCGTACAAGCTCATGCTCGACGAGGCCCGCGTCCAGGCCGAGCATATGATGAGCGAGCGTGAGGAGATCCTCGCTTCCGAGCTCCGCCTCTCCGGGGGGAGCGCGTGGACGAAGCTCCACGGGAACGTCTCCAGCCTCATCACGGCCACCGTGGGGGGGAAGGAACTCCCCATCACCGCGGTCCGCAACCTCGCCCACAGCCTAGACCCCCGGGTCCGCAAGGAGGCGTACGATGCAGAGATCGCGGCCTGGAAGGCGCACGAGGTGCCGCTCTCTGCAGCGTTGAACGGGGTCAAGGGCGAGGCCTCCACCCTCAACCGGAAGCGCCGGTGGCGCGATGACTTGGAACCAGCTCTCGTCCGGAACCGGATCTCCCCCCAGGCCCTCGGGGCGATGCAGGATGCGGTCGTGGCGAGCTTCCCCATCTGGAAGCGCTACTTCCGCGCCAAGGCCCGCCTCCTCGGGAAGGCGGTGCTCGACTGGTGGGACCTCGCCGCCCCGGTGGGGAAGGGCGAGAAACGCTGGACGTGGGACGAGGGAGCGTCGTTCATCGTGGGCCAGCTCCGCACCTTCTCGGCGTCGGATGCCACGGTGGCCGAGATCGCGTTCCGCGAGAACTGGATCGATGCCGAGCCTCGGGTGGGAAAGCGCGGTGGGGCGTACTGCATGTCCATCGGGGGAGGGAAGAGCCGCATCCTCGCCAATTTCGAAGAGAGCTTCGACTCCGTGTCCACGATCGCCCACGAACTCGGGCACGCCTACCACAACCACTGCCTGCGAGAGAGGCCGCCGCTCCTCAGGACGTACCCGATGACCTTGGCCGAGACAGCGAGCATCATGAACGAGACGATCGTCGTCCAGGCTGCGCTGCTTGCCCTGTCGGAAAAAGAACAGCTCCCGATCCTCGAGACCGACCTCCAGGGGGCAGCCCAGGTGGTGGTGGACATCCACTCCCGGTTCCTGTTCGAGAAGGCGGTGTTCGAGAATCGGGCGAGCCGCGAACTCTCCGCGGCGGAATTCTGCTCGCTCATGGTGGAGGCGCAGAAGGTGACGTACGGCGATGCGTTGGCCACCTACCACCCCTACATGTGGGCCGTGAAGCCGCACTACTACGGGACCGACTTCTACAACTTCCCGTACACGTTCGGGCTCCTGTTCGGGCTCGCCCTGTACCAGAAGTACCTCGCGGAGGGAGAAGCGTTCGTGGCCCGCTACGACGACCTCCTCGCCTCGGTCGGGATCTACCCCGCCGCGGAGCTCGCCGGTCGGTTCGGGTTCGATCTCGAAGCGCGATCGTTCTGGGAGGGGGGGCTCGCCATCCTCGGGGAGCGCGTGGCGCGGTTCGAGCAGCTCGCCTCTAGTCCACAGTGA
- a CDS encoding CehA/McbA family metallohydrolase: protein MRSAVVLFSCLLCAVGPSIAFAQGTGEVAVGATLAGSPVDVRVVARTDGEVAGIFYSSVVAPGSARFSLPAGAYTLVVEHGAGFARGAEVREITVQAGEEVRVEVEFPQGFSPSQAWGYYGVDLHAHSNASFDASTPPDELIAVQLAAGLDIGFLSDHNTGDGHAPFASAAKKRGFPVILGVEITAFRWHWTAYPVDPYVPQIPPMVWMGVGSPAPTFAEARLHGAQFIQVAHPYWSGAPYFEALGRDFFDPNFDLIEIANSEFDEEDQRAVEQLFAFWNEGKRYVAVAGSDAHHWQDPTHIYGRPRTYVYVEGELTVEKWLAALGKGRAFATYGPLVDFTAQGGAARPGDTVVLARGEEIRLQAELFVAPREAPRGLALAQVIKNGEVVRDFPLDGRAEATVTFADAPTPGSWYVVRVVATDGDQAYTNPIWVEVR from the coding sequence GTGCGTAGCGCTGTGGTGCTATTCTCGTGTCTTTTGTGTGCAGTTGGGCCGTCCATCGCCTTCGCCCAGGGAACGGGCGAGGTCGCGGTAGGGGCGACGTTGGCCGGCTCGCCGGTGGATGTGCGGGTGGTGGCCCGCACGGATGGCGAAGTGGCAGGGATCTTCTACAGCTCTGTCGTCGCCCCGGGGAGCGCCCGGTTCTCCCTCCCCGCCGGGGCCTACACCCTGGTCGTCGAGCACGGGGCTGGCTTCGCGCGGGGGGCGGAGGTGCGGGAGATCACCGTCCAGGCCGGGGAAGAAGTCCGGGTGGAGGTCGAGTTCCCGCAGGGGTTCTCTCCTTCCCAGGCGTGGGGCTACTACGGGGTGGACCTCCACGCTCACTCCAACGCGAGCTTCGATGCCTCCACCCCCCCCGACGAGCTCATCGCCGTGCAGCTGGCCGCGGGCCTCGACATCGGGTTCCTGAGCGACCACAACACCGGCGACGGGCACGCCCCGTTCGCCTCCGCCGCCAAGAAGCGCGGGTTCCCGGTGATCCTCGGAGTCGAGATCACCGCCTTCCGCTGGCACTGGACAGCGTACCCGGTCGATCCCTACGTTCCACAGATCCCGCCAATGGTGTGGATGGGCGTGGGATCCCCTGCCCCCACCTTCGCCGAGGCCCGCCTCCACGGGGCCCAGTTCATCCAGGTCGCTCACCCCTACTGGTCGGGGGCGCCCTACTTCGAGGCCCTGGGACGGGACTTCTTCGACCCGAACTTCGACCTCATCGAGATCGCCAACAGCGAGTTCGATGAAGAGGATCAGCGCGCCGTCGAACAGCTGTTCGCGTTCTGGAACGAAGGGAAGCGCTACGTGGCCGTGGCAGGGAGCGATGCCCACCATTGGCAGGATCCCACCCACATCTACGGCCGCCCCCGCACCTACGTGTACGTGGAGGGCGAGCTCACCGTGGAGAAGTGGCTCGCGGCGCTGGGGAAGGGACGGGCGTTCGCCACCTACGGCCCCCTCGTGGACTTCACCGCCCAGGGCGGGGCCGCCCGACCGGGGGACACCGTCGTCCTCGCCAGGGGGGAGGAGATCCGGCTCCAAGCCGAGCTGTTCGTCGCCCCGCGCGAGGCACCGCGGGGCCTCGCGCTCGCTCAGGTGATCAAGAACGGTGAAGTGGTGCGCGATTTCCCGCTCGACGGGAGGGCGGAGGCCACGGTCACCTTCGCCGATGCCCCCACCCCGGGGAGCTGGTACGTGGTGCGGGTCGTGGCCACGGATGGAGACCAGGCGTACACGAACCCGATCTGGGTCGAGGTCCGCTAG